A genomic window from Salvia hispanica cultivar TCC Black 2014 chromosome 5, UniMelb_Shisp_WGS_1.0, whole genome shotgun sequence includes:
- the LOC125191385 gene encoding vacuolar-sorting receptor 1-like isoform X5 yields the protein MGNPDVDSDNPVLKEEQDAQVSKGSWAEICCNPSQLSKNFGVMGSDAEGLLIVENNSHVMEYRCGIVLGCKSSADPQGFCYVKKAHREDALLGC from the exons atGGGCAATCCAGATGTTGATTCGGACAATCCAGTTCTGAAGGAAGAGCAGGATGCTCAG GTCAGCAAAGGCAGTTGGGCAGAGATTTGCTGTAATCCAAGTCAACTGTCAAAG AACTTTGGAGTTATGGGATCAGATGCAGAAGGGTTATTAATTGTTGAG AATAATTCACATGTCATGGAGTATAGGTGTGGGATTGTGTTAGGATGCAAGAGCTCTGCTGATCCACAAGGATTTTGCTATGTGAAG AAGGCACACAGAGAAGATGCACTTCTTG GTTGCTAG
- the LOC125191385 gene encoding vacuolar-sorting receptor 1-like isoform X2 codes for MGNPDVDSDNPVLKEEQDAQVSKGSWAEICCNPSQLSKNFGVMGSDAEGLLIVENNSHVMEYRCGIVLGCKSSADPQGFCYVKISVRSSSTNLFTWEEMK; via the exons atGGGCAATCCAGATGTTGATTCGGACAATCCAGTTCTGAAGGAAGAGCAGGATGCTCAG GTCAGCAAAGGCAGTTGGGCAGAGATTTGCTGTAATCCAAGTCAACTGTCAAAG AACTTTGGAGTTATGGGATCAGATGCAGAAGGGTTATTAATTGTTGAG AATAATTCACATGTCATGGAGTATAGGTGTGGGATTGTGTTAGGATGCAAGAGCTCTGCTGATCCACAAGGATTTTGCTATGTGAAG ATTTCAGTAAGATCTTCAAGTACTAATTTGTTCACTTGGGAGGAGATGAAGTGA
- the LOC125189329 gene encoding putative late blight resistance protein homolog R1B-17 has translation MAAAFAALVSLQNNILLLINNHHNHTFSFEREQIVSLLDIVCFLIDFVESYDDSHGSRRETAEALEMRIAHAAQVTADVIKAHMVHQIRCGKTRSSRFLLDLHKATQGMDYMRRKASIVSSHSGLLEPSTNPSSSSSTKSTPLVTSSNMVGFDDILLQLLHLLTGPPLRRRVIPIQGMGGIGKTTLAINAFKHPYTVHHFDVCLWATISQDYSIQKILSQLLSCLRGSTSGTVDEMQERLYKSLYGLRYLIVLDDMWNLKAWDDMNVKSLFPDTNNGSRVVVTTRNANVANHVGDYRVTMGFLDEDNSWHLFCQNAFAEQQDCPPELEETAKKIVARCKGLPLAIVVVGGHLRKSPTALAYWENVAQSILYSTGNDEHCLNVLYLSYKYLPAHLKPCFLLLGAFCRR, from the coding sequence ATGGCAGCAGCTTTCGCAGCTCTAGTTTCTcttcaaaataatatactactccttatCAACAATCACCACAACCATACATTTTCCTTTGAGAGAGAACAAATTGTATCCCTTTTGGATATTGTCTGTTTCCTGATCGATTTCGTGGAAAGCTACGACGATTCCCATGGATCCAGAAGAGAAACAGCAGAAGCGTTAGAGATGCGAATTGCGCATGCAGCTCAAGTGACAGCAGATGTGATCAAAGCACATATGGTGCATCAGATCCGTTGCGGAAAGACGCGATCATCTCGTTTCCTGCTGGATCTGCACAAAGCAACCCAAGGAATGGATTACATGAGGAGAAAGGCATCAATTGTGAGTTCGCACAGTGGATTGTTGGAGCCGTCCACAaatccatcatcatcatcatccacAAAGTCAACGCCTCTTGTCACCTCTTCCAATATGGTCGGATTTGATGATATCTTACTTCAACTTCTGCATCTTCTCACCGGACCTCCGTTGCGTCGGCGAGTCATCCCCATCCAAGGCATGGGTGGAATTGGTAAGACTACTCTTGCCATAAATGCATTTAAACATCCATATACCGTGCACCACTTTGATGTTTGCCTTTGGGCAACAATATCTCAAGATTATAgcattcaaaaaattttgtcACAACTGTTGTCTTGTCTGAGAGGATCCACTAGTGGAACTGTTGATGAGATGCAAGAAAGGTTATACAAGAGTTTATACGGATTAAGATATTTGATTGTTCTTGATGATATGTGGAACCTCAAAGCATGGGATGATATGAATGTGAAATCCTTGTTTCCGGATACAAACAATGGAAGCCGAGTTGTTGTGACTACCAGGAATGCGAATGTAGCCAATCACGTGGGCGATTATCGTGTTACAATGGGTTTTCTGGATGAGGACAATAGTTGGCATCTATTTTGTCAAAATGCATTTGCAGAGCAACAAGATTGCCCTCCTGAGTTGGAGGAGACTGCAAAGAAGATAGTAGCACGGTGCAAAGGACTTCCCCTAGCAATTGTTGTTGTCGGAGGCCATCTCAGGAAGTCCCCAACGGCTCTTGCCTACTGGGAGAATGTAGCacaatcaattttgtattctaCAGGGAACGATGAGCACTGCTTGAATGTGTTATATTTGAGTTATAAATACTTGCCTGCTCATCTAAAGCCATGTTTCCTACTCCTTGGAGCATTTTGCAGAAGATGA
- the LOC125191385 gene encoding vacuolar-sorting receptor 1-like isoform X3 — MGNPDVDSDNPVLKEEQDAQVSKGSWAEICCNPSQLSKNFGVMGSDAEGLLIVENNSHVMEYRCGIVLGCKSSADPQGFCYVKAHREDALLDFSKIFKY, encoded by the exons atGGGCAATCCAGATGTTGATTCGGACAATCCAGTTCTGAAGGAAGAGCAGGATGCTCAG GTCAGCAAAGGCAGTTGGGCAGAGATTTGCTGTAATCCAAGTCAACTGTCAAAG AACTTTGGAGTTATGGGATCAGATGCAGAAGGGTTATTAATTGTTGAG AATAATTCACATGTCATGGAGTATAGGTGTGGGATTGTGTTAGGATGCAAGAGCTCTGCTGATCCACAAGGATTTTGCTATGTGAAG GCACACAGAGAAGATGCACTTCTTG ATTTCAGTAAGATCTTCAAGTACTAA
- the LOC125191385 gene encoding vacuolar-sorting receptor 1-like isoform X6 yields MGNPDVDSDNPVLKEEQDAQVSKGSWAEICCNPSQLSKNFGVMGSDAEGLLIVENNSHVMEYRCGIVLGCKSSADPQGFCYVKAHREDALLGC; encoded by the exons atGGGCAATCCAGATGTTGATTCGGACAATCCAGTTCTGAAGGAAGAGCAGGATGCTCAG GTCAGCAAAGGCAGTTGGGCAGAGATTTGCTGTAATCCAAGTCAACTGTCAAAG AACTTTGGAGTTATGGGATCAGATGCAGAAGGGTTATTAATTGTTGAG AATAATTCACATGTCATGGAGTATAGGTGTGGGATTGTGTTAGGATGCAAGAGCTCTGCTGATCCACAAGGATTTTGCTATGTGAAG GCACACAGAGAAGATGCACTTCTTG GTTGCTAG
- the LOC125191385 gene encoding vacuolar-sorting receptor 1-like isoform X1 → MGNPDVDSDNPVLKEEQDAQVSKGSWAEICCNPSQLSKNFGVMGSDAEGLLIVENNSHVMEYRCGIVLGCKSSADPQGFCYVKKAHREDALLDFSKIFKY, encoded by the exons atGGGCAATCCAGATGTTGATTCGGACAATCCAGTTCTGAAGGAAGAGCAGGATGCTCAG GTCAGCAAAGGCAGTTGGGCAGAGATTTGCTGTAATCCAAGTCAACTGTCAAAG AACTTTGGAGTTATGGGATCAGATGCAGAAGGGTTATTAATTGTTGAG AATAATTCACATGTCATGGAGTATAGGTGTGGGATTGTGTTAGGATGCAAGAGCTCTGCTGATCCACAAGGATTTTGCTATGTGAAG AAGGCACACAGAGAAGATGCACTTCTTG ATTTCAGTAAGATCTTCAAGTACTAA
- the LOC125191385 gene encoding vacuolar-sorting receptor 1-like isoform X4, with product MGNPDVDSDNPVLKEEQDAQVSKGSWAEICCNPSQLSKNFGVMGSDAEGLLIVENNSHVMEYRCGIVLGCKSSADPQGFCYVKVARRQSLMHTKCSSIC from the exons atGGGCAATCCAGATGTTGATTCGGACAATCCAGTTCTGAAGGAAGAGCAGGATGCTCAG GTCAGCAAAGGCAGTTGGGCAGAGATTTGCTGTAATCCAAGTCAACTGTCAAAG AACTTTGGAGTTATGGGATCAGATGCAGAAGGGTTATTAATTGTTGAG AATAATTCACATGTCATGGAGTATAGGTGTGGGATTGTGTTAGGATGCAAGAGCTCTGCTGATCCACAAGGATTTTGCTATGTGAAG GTTGCTAGGAGACAAAGCCTCATGCATACAAAATGCAGCAGCATATGCTGA